The following are from one region of the Pelagibius sp. CAU 1746 genome:
- a CDS encoding ABC transporter ATP-binding protein: MSPLLEVRNLVTRLRSETANVTAVDNVALSVEPGESVALVGESGCGKSMTALSLMRLLPPIAEIDPKSSIRLNETELVNLPPDRMKSVRGSQMAMIFQDPMTFLNPVMRIGDQIVEAIAAHGTKNHADCALLALEALRRVKIPAPDVVLRYYPHQLSGGMRQRVLIAIAISCNPALLIADEPTTALDVTIQAQVMDLLSELRRELNSALLLITHDLGLVAEYAERVYVMYAGQIVEEAPVDELFQDPKHPYTRALLRSSLSIEHKVEAFETIEGNPPNLSALPGGCRFRPRCREAVDRCHRDSPDLLELSGLRKGRCFLLEERS, from the coding sequence ATGTCACCCCTGCTTGAGGTCCGCAACCTTGTCACGAGACTCCGCAGCGAAACGGCCAATGTGACGGCTGTCGACAACGTCGCGCTCTCGGTCGAACCAGGCGAGTCCGTCGCCCTCGTCGGTGAGTCGGGATGCGGAAAAAGCATGACCGCGCTCTCATTGATGCGTCTGCTTCCGCCGATCGCGGAGATCGATCCGAAGTCGTCGATCCGACTGAATGAAACGGAGCTCGTCAACCTGCCACCAGACCGCATGAAGAGCGTACGAGGCAGTCAGATGGCGATGATCTTCCAGGACCCGATGACATTCCTCAATCCGGTCATGCGTATCGGTGACCAGATCGTTGAGGCGATCGCGGCTCATGGCACGAAAAACCACGCGGACTGCGCCCTGCTGGCTCTGGAGGCACTGAGGCGGGTTAAGATTCCGGCGCCTGACGTGGTGCTCCGCTATTACCCTCACCAGCTTTCCGGCGGCATGCGTCAGCGTGTTCTGATCGCGATCGCGATCTCGTGCAATCCGGCCCTGTTGATTGCGGACGAGCCGACCACCGCCCTGGACGTGACGATCCAGGCCCAGGTCATGGACCTGCTGAGCGAGCTTCGCCGCGAACTCAACAGCGCCCTCCTCCTCATCACCCATGACCTTGGGCTCGTGGCCGAATATGCCGAGCGCGTCTACGTAATGTACGCGGGACAGATCGTCGAAGAAGCCCCCGTCGACGAGTTGTTCCAGGATCCGAAGCACCCCTATACCCGGGCCTTGCTCCGCTCTTCGCTCTCCATCGAGCACAAAGTCGAGGCTTTCGAGACCATCGAGGGCAATCCACCCAATCTGTCGGCATTGCCCGGAGGCTGCCGGTTCCGCCCTCGCTGTCGCGAAGCGGTTGATCGCTGCCACCGCGATTCCCCAGACCTTCTCGAGCTGTCCGGACTGCGCAAGGGCCGGTGCTTTCTCCTGGAGGAAAGATCGTGA
- a CDS encoding ABC transporter permease — translation MTQAADLETPVARAPGVWAIFRRNRLSTLGLAILVLLLVLSLAGPWLSAHSPTDTNAGNPLEPPNLAHLMGTDELGRDLLSRVLVGIRVSLIVGVIAAAVATLLGITIGSVAGFFTGRVDDVLMRVTEIFQVIPRFFLAVVLVAFFGANLVNIILAISLLSWPELARIVRAEFLSLRNRQFVDAARVAGASTLFLIFVEILPNALMPVVVNATLQVGQAMLLEAGLSYLGLGDPSQISLGLMLHQAQQIMRTAWWSTLFPGLFLALAVLAINLVGDGLNDVFSPRSRER, via the coding sequence ATGACGCAGGCGGCGGATCTCGAGACACCGGTCGCAAGGGCACCGGGCGTGTGGGCGATCTTCAGGCGCAACCGCCTGTCGACCCTGGGGCTTGCTATACTGGTCCTGCTCCTGGTCCTGTCGCTGGCCGGCCCCTGGCTGTCCGCTCATTCCCCCACTGACACCAACGCCGGCAACCCCTTGGAGCCGCCAAACCTCGCACACTTGATGGGCACCGACGAACTCGGCCGCGACCTTCTGAGCCGCGTCCTGGTCGGTATCCGGGTCTCCCTGATCGTCGGTGTCATCGCGGCCGCGGTGGCTACCCTGCTCGGAATCACAATCGGCTCAGTGGCGGGCTTCTTCACCGGCCGCGTGGATGACGTTCTGATGCGTGTGACCGAGATCTTTCAGGTCATTCCACGATTCTTCCTCGCGGTGGTGCTGGTCGCCTTCTTTGGCGCCAACCTGGTTAACATAATACTGGCGATCTCGCTGCTCTCCTGGCCGGAGCTCGCACGCATCGTCCGGGCGGAGTTCCTGAGCCTGAGAAACCGCCAGTTCGTCGATGCGGCACGCGTTGCCGGCGCCAGTACGTTGTTTCTGATCTTCGTCGAAATCCTGCCCAATGCGCTCATGCCAGTGGTCGTCAACGCAACGCTTCAGGTCGGTCAGGCCATGCTGTTGGAGGCAGGACTGAGCTATCTCGGGCTTGGCGACCCGTCCCAGATCAGTCTCGGCTTGATGCTCCATCAGGCACAGCAGATCATGCGGACTGCGTGGTGGTCGACCTTGTTCCCCGGCCTCTTTCTCGCCCTCGCCGTCCTTGCCATCAACTTGGTCGGCGACGGCTTGAACGACGTCTTCAGCCCACGATCACGCGAGCGCTAG